The window tgtttatcttttgttaataaaatttatttattttattacacttgtgtcttccttgtgcggATAATACAAGGTCTAAGAGGCTTTACAAGTTAATGATCTCACCAATCTTCAGATAAAGCAGCTGACCAATTCCCTTCAGTTtacattgattttaaataattgaaCAGCCCCCTGATGGAAGTcttctcatactgccaaggtaaaAGACCTTGGCTGGTGCCCCGAACTAAGAGAAAGTggaagtggtcatctgatgtaaCTAAAAACCACACCTTAAGTGACATGTGATGCAAAAATCACAATGTCAGCAATGACATGAGTACCAATCACTACAGTAATCAGTGTTATGTTGTATAGAGCCAGAAACAGATCTATTAGATAAATCAGCTGACACTCTACTGACACGTCTATTCCATCAGAATCATAGGTGAGGGGGGTTAAGTGAACTTAACACAACAATAACACATGCTTACCATCATAATCAATTTTTCCATCATTGTTTTTGTCTCCGTCCCTCATCAGTTCCTCAATGTCATCTTCAGTGATTGCTTCACCTGTAGCTTCCAGCATCAGCTTCAGTTCATCAAGATCAATGTACCCATCTGCATTCCTGTCCAGATACAATCAAAAACTATCAGAAACCACTAAACCCATCACAGGTCAATTCTCTTAATTCAGTTTAAGGACACATACTTATCAAACATACGGAAGAGTTCTGCCAGTTCTTCCTCCGACTTTCCTTTGCTGTCATCTTTCATGCATCTCACCATCATGACTAAAAACTCTTCGAAATCCACCGTACCACTGCCTACATACATGTACCAACAATCATTTTAGCACAAGTTCATGACAGTGAATTTCATTGACAATACATTGCTTGGCCCAGTAGGCCTTagctagcggctaggctagagctaggtttaGGTGTTTGTTACATCACCCTTATTATTACTATCCCTGtgaggttgtatagttcctagttctggcctcctcctgagggtTTGCGGGCTGTATGCCCCTTCGATGTGAAAATGTAGGTGCTATGGCTGAGGTTAACAGCTAAGGTTATAGGCTGTTATTAGCCTTCCTGGTGCTGTTTTtcccaggtggtaggcccttatcttcgaGAAGATGAGTTATGCAGTgctgctaggccccactttttAGAACTTTGTCATGCTTATAATGTCTTCACATGAGCCCCTTGAATTATATTCAAGTTTGAGATTACGATgctaaatattttagtttttgttctCTAGGGTTCATTACAGATTTCAGATCTgttctgtgaaacatttatCCTGTTTGGATGGCATGTATTACAAAGCATTTGCGTTTGCTTTGGGGTTCTAAGCTTTAGCCCTACATACATATGTGAGCTTACTctagtgctgccacaggttaacgCCTGTTTCTGTGATAGCAGGCTGTGATTAGCCTCTATCTATGAACGTGGTGTTTTGTTGTACTCCCCGGTtagggtttgtgtttcactgagtgcatcacctgttggattgcacactcagGTTGAGTGTAGAGAGTCTTATTCTGGTTAGAATAGTATGATCTCTGTTAGCTCCCAGTTGATCATGACCACAGCAACTGTTTTGCATTTGCTGTTAGATTGTTGGCTCTTTATTGTAGCCTCTTTCTTAATACAGCTTGTTTTTTGGGCGCTGTTGGTTTACGGTCACGAGTTTGCTCACATATTTTAGCACTGCCTCAGGCTTATGCTCACGTTGTTTGAGGTGATAGGCCTTGTAGGCCTTCCTTA of the Megalobrama amblycephala isolate DHTTF-2021 linkage group LG24, ASM1881202v1, whole genome shotgun sequence genome contains:
- the LOC125260182 gene encoding troponin C, slow skeletal and cardiac muscles-like, which codes for MYVGSGTVDFEEFLVMMVRCMKDDSKGKSEEELAELFRMFDKNADGYIDLDELKLMLEATGEAITEDDIEELMRDGDKNNDGKIDYDEFLEFMKGVE